A single region of the Jatrophihabitans sp. GAS493 genome encodes:
- a CDS encoding CapA family protein — protein sequence MSRSRYRRPVALLGVGLLVAGCTSGDRQPAPPPPESSRAAAVTPSAGVVATSTPTAAKLRSVRVLGSGDVLIHPQLWEQAAADSTAAGEPRGYDFGPMYAGIAAVTKGVDLATCELESPLAPASGPFTGWPNFSSPPQVLTALKGVGYRSCTTASNHSIDQGSAGVTRTLDELDAAGLRHTGSARSAAEAAKPMIITTANGVKIAQLAYAFGFNGQQLPPSEPWLANETDIPTILKAAQRAKLAGADIVVLSMHWGVEYSHSATAQQQAQAAQLLASPDIDVILGDHPHVVEPFQQINGKWVVYSMGNQISRHADPVAASREGVMPVFTFTETAPHVWKTTRVQADVTWMQFSPAFRLIDVAQGLADPAMTPTQRADLQGALTRVTGYVNAMGARGAGLQVD from the coding sequence GTGAGTCGATCTCGGTACCGTCGGCCGGTTGCCCTCCTCGGGGTGGGGCTGCTCGTCGCCGGGTGCACCAGCGGTGACCGGCAGCCGGCTCCTCCGCCGCCTGAATCGTCACGGGCGGCGGCAGTTACTCCGTCCGCCGGCGTCGTTGCGACCAGCACCCCGACGGCCGCCAAGCTGCGGAGCGTGCGCGTGCTCGGCTCCGGGGATGTGCTGATCCACCCGCAGCTCTGGGAGCAGGCGGCGGCCGACTCGACCGCCGCCGGAGAGCCACGCGGCTACGACTTCGGGCCGATGTACGCCGGGATCGCCGCGGTCACCAAGGGCGTCGATCTGGCGACCTGCGAGCTGGAGTCTCCGCTCGCCCCGGCGAGCGGACCGTTTACCGGCTGGCCGAACTTCAGCTCCCCGCCGCAGGTGCTGACCGCCTTGAAGGGCGTCGGCTACCGCAGCTGCACGACCGCCTCCAACCACAGCATCGACCAGGGCAGCGCCGGCGTCACCCGTACCCTCGACGAATTGGACGCGGCGGGCCTACGGCACACCGGCAGCGCGCGGAGTGCGGCTGAGGCGGCGAAGCCGATGATCATCACGACGGCCAACGGCGTGAAGATCGCCCAGTTGGCCTACGCCTTCGGATTCAACGGCCAACAACTTCCGCCAAGCGAACCCTGGTTGGCCAATGAGACCGACATACCGACAATTCTCAAGGCGGCGCAGCGGGCGAAGCTGGCCGGCGCTGACATCGTGGTGCTGAGCATGCATTGGGGCGTCGAGTACAGCCACAGCGCGACCGCACAGCAGCAGGCGCAGGCCGCACAACTGCTCGCCTCACCGGACATCGACGTGATTCTGGGTGACCACCCGCACGTCGTCGAACCTTTCCAGCAGATCAACGGCAAGTGGGTCGTTTACAGCATGGGAAACCAGATCTCACGGCACGCCGATCCGGTGGCGGCCAGCCGGGAAGGGGTGATGCCGGTATTCACCTTCACCGAGACGGCCCCGCATGTCTGGAAGACGACGCGGGTGCAGGCCGACGTGACCTGGATGCAGTTCTCGCCGGCGTTCCGGCTGATCGACGTGGCGCAGGGGTTGGCCGACCCGGCCATGACGCCGACGCAGCGGGCCGACCTGCAGGGCGCGCTGACCCGCGTCACCGGCTACGTGAACGCGATGGGTGCCCGGGGCGCCGGCCTGCAGGTCGACTAG
- a CDS encoding acyltransferase family protein, with protein MSLASGSDPGRPSADSSKPDSAAPSRFRSDIEGLRAVAVGLVIANHAFHWPTGGYIGVDVFYVISGYLITRILTREIRETGTLSLSAFYLRRVYRILPAAIVVVVVTVAASYLVFYDGRADAIAADGVACLLFVANWHFARLGTDYLHAGSAVSPLQHYWSLSVEEQFYAGWPLVLLLIAWLLHRGRAPQRPVAATVLRIAVVIAVASLAWACLFTLKRPSMAYFDTFSRVFELLAGAIAGLVEQRWRERGRSLSPPIALSIATTGLLVLAVSSLLLTNGSPFPAPGALIPVLSSVMIIFGGAQFAGGPAWRLLTLAPLRYLGKISYSLYLWHFPAIILLLAALQTWPSTLVTIIALLVTFALSVLSYRHIETVGIRRRREREQVGRRRRISPRARTLPLIACLAFSSAIVLFAFAQMDAPLGDISGSAIRQSASTHRASPATTMASDAEVSAALRRSLALTAWPTTTPSLDVLDTSLDAAPAMDLSTGCRNNVGVAHPHICSYGASDSARTAVVIGDSIAASWMPTVSGALVPRGWRVLGLMFASCSPIEADAPPPVPQADFISLCRASRKVMTDWAASLHPDLVIVSSAQGPIARLSSGATGPAAQQEWTAGAVKTIQQLRSGGVENVLVLSNAVSGKDPAECATRLSGPKVCETNLDSDYKAKMKGEAEAARRQHAQLLDTRNWFCVGDRCPIEADGVLIRVDKAHLTAAWAARLAGAMRADLQATYPDLHI; from the coding sequence ATGTCACTCGCTTCTGGTTCAGATCCTGGGCGCCCTTCGGCTGATAGCAGCAAACCCGACTCGGCCGCCCCCTCTCGCTTTCGTTCTGATATCGAGGGGTTGCGCGCCGTGGCCGTCGGCCTCGTCATTGCCAACCACGCTTTCCATTGGCCCACCGGCGGCTATATCGGCGTGGATGTCTTCTACGTCATATCCGGGTATTTAATTACCAGAATCTTGACCAGAGAGATTCGCGAAACCGGCACGCTATCGCTGAGCGCTTTCTACCTGCGCCGCGTGTACCGAATTCTGCCGGCGGCGATAGTCGTCGTTGTCGTCACCGTCGCCGCTTCATACCTCGTCTTCTACGACGGCCGGGCCGATGCCATCGCAGCGGACGGCGTCGCGTGTCTGCTATTCGTGGCCAACTGGCATTTCGCCCGGCTGGGCACCGATTACCTACACGCCGGAAGTGCGGTCTCCCCGCTCCAGCACTACTGGTCGCTCTCGGTCGAGGAGCAGTTCTACGCCGGCTGGCCACTCGTTCTCCTGCTCATCGCGTGGCTGCTCCACCGTGGTCGCGCTCCCCAGCGTCCGGTCGCGGCCACGGTGCTCAGAATTGCCGTCGTGATCGCCGTCGCCTCACTCGCCTGGGCCTGCCTGTTCACGCTGAAGCGACCGTCGATGGCCTACTTCGACACATTCTCCCGGGTATTCGAACTGCTCGCCGGAGCGATAGCGGGGCTCGTCGAACAGCGGTGGCGTGAGCGAGGGCGTTCCCTGTCGCCGCCGATCGCGCTGAGCATCGCGACTACCGGGTTGCTCGTACTCGCAGTGTCGTCGCTGCTGCTGACGAACGGCTCGCCGTTTCCGGCGCCCGGTGCGCTGATCCCCGTGCTCAGCAGTGTGATGATCATTTTCGGAGGCGCTCAATTCGCCGGCGGCCCAGCCTGGCGCCTGCTCACGCTGGCGCCGCTTCGCTACCTCGGCAAGATCTCGTATTCGCTGTACTTGTGGCACTTTCCGGCGATAATCCTGCTGCTTGCGGCACTGCAGACCTGGCCGTCGACGCTCGTGACGATCATCGCGCTCCTGGTCACGTTCGCACTCTCCGTACTCTCCTACCGCCATATCGAGACCGTCGGCATCCGTCGGCGGCGCGAACGGGAGCAGGTGGGGCGACGGCGCAGAATCAGCCCGCGCGCCCGCACTCTGCCCTTGATCGCCTGCCTCGCGTTCAGTAGCGCGATCGTGCTGTTCGCGTTCGCCCAGATGGACGCACCACTGGGCGACATCAGCGGATCCGCCATAAGACAGAGTGCCTCGACGCACCGGGCCAGCCCGGCAACCACGATGGCTAGCGACGCTGAAGTATCCGCTGCACTGAGGCGCAGTCTCGCCCTCACTGCCTGGCCCACGACCACGCCGTCCTTGGACGTACTCGACACCTCGCTCGACGCCGCACCGGCGATGGACCTCTCCACCGGGTGCCGCAACAACGTGGGCGTCGCCCATCCCCACATCTGCTCCTACGGCGCATCCGACTCTGCGCGCACGGCGGTCGTGATCGGGGATTCGATCGCGGCGAGTTGGATGCCGACGGTCTCCGGGGCGCTGGTTCCGCGAGGCTGGCGAGTGCTCGGCCTGATGTTTGCCAGTTGCTCTCCGATCGAGGCGGACGCGCCGCCCCCAGTACCGCAAGCGGACTTCATTTCGCTGTGTCGGGCCAGCCGGAAGGTCATGACCGACTGGGCGGCCTCACTACATCCTGACCTCGTGATCGTCTCCAGTGCACAGGGGCCGATCGCCCGCCTGTCGTCAGGGGCAACTGGGCCGGCGGCGCAGCAGGAGTGGACAGCCGGAGCAGTGAAGACCATTCAACAGCTGCGCAGCGGCGGCGTGGAGAACGTACTAGTCCTCTCCAACGCCGTCTCGGGCAAGGACCCAGCCGAGTGTGCAACCAGGCTGTCGGGGCCGAAGGTGTGTGAGACCAACCTCGACTCCGACTACAAGGCGAAGATGAAGGGCGAGGCCGAAGCGGCCCGGAGGCAGCACGCGCAGTTGCTGGATACTCGCAACTGGTTCTGTGTCGGCGATCGCTGCCCGATCGAAGCCGACGGCGTCCTGATCCGAGTGGATAAGGCTCATCTCACCGCCGCGTGGGCCGCTCGCTTGGCTGGAGCCATGCGAGCGGATCTTCAAGCGACGTACCCCGACTTGCATATCTGA
- a CDS encoding CaiB/BaiF CoA-transferase family protein codes for MGPLDGVRVIELPAIGPVPFLGMMLADLGAEVIRIDKLSTDDDPMSLLPVGPHGPMGRGRRSVGLDLRKPGASEVLLRLVESADALIEGFRPGVTERLGVGPAQALARNPKLVYGRMTGWGQDGPLAPRAGHDINYLAVSGLLHGIGAADAPPVPPANYLADFGGGAMSLAVGLLAGVLHARSTGTGQVIDAAMTDGAAYLGTMTRVFMSGDMWSDQRGANLFDGGSPNYRCYECADGKYVAVGAIEPQFWMALLATLGLDAATVGSPWDGRDWERLTKTLAETFATRTRDEWDTIFAEIDGCVAPVLTLAEAPDYPHNAARNTFTTVGTASVAAPAPRFSVTPATAAELGGALGAETITVLEDLGFSQAEINELRAASAIN; via the coding sequence ATGGGGCCTCTCGACGGTGTACGGGTTATCGAACTTCCGGCGATCGGACCGGTCCCCTTTCTCGGCATGATGCTGGCCGATCTCGGCGCGGAGGTGATTCGCATCGACAAGCTGAGCACCGACGACGACCCGATGAGCCTGCTGCCCGTCGGCCCACATGGGCCGATGGGCCGCGGCCGTCGCTCCGTCGGCCTCGACCTGCGCAAGCCGGGAGCCAGCGAAGTGCTGCTGCGCCTCGTCGAGAGCGCGGATGCCCTCATCGAAGGGTTCCGTCCGGGCGTCACGGAGCGCCTCGGCGTCGGACCGGCGCAGGCATTGGCCCGCAATCCCAAGCTCGTCTACGGCCGGATGACCGGCTGGGGGCAGGACGGCCCGCTAGCACCCCGGGCCGGGCACGACATCAACTATCTCGCCGTCTCCGGGTTGCTGCACGGCATCGGCGCAGCGGATGCTCCACCGGTTCCGCCGGCCAACTACCTGGCCGACTTCGGCGGCGGCGCGATGTCGCTGGCCGTCGGCCTACTGGCCGGCGTGCTGCACGCGCGCAGCACCGGCACCGGTCAGGTGATCGACGCGGCGATGACCGACGGCGCGGCCTATCTCGGCACGATGACCCGAGTCTTCATGTCCGGCGACATGTGGAGCGACCAGCGCGGCGCCAACCTCTTCGACGGCGGATCGCCGAACTACCGCTGCTACGAGTGTGCCGATGGCAAGTACGTCGCGGTGGGAGCGATCGAGCCGCAGTTCTGGATGGCGCTGCTGGCCACCCTTGGCCTCGACGCGGCAACGGTGGGCTCTCCGTGGGACGGGCGCGACTGGGAACGGCTTACCAAGACGCTGGCCGAGACTTTCGCTACCCGGACCCGCGACGAGTGGGACACGATCTTCGCCGAAATCGATGGCTGCGTGGCGCCGGTGCTTACCCTGGCCGAGGCGCCGGACTACCCGCACAATGCGGCTCGAAACACCTTCACCACGGTTGGGACGGCCTCGGTTGCCGCGCCCGCGCCGCGCTTCTCCGTCACCCCGGCTACGGCCGCTGAACTCGGCGGCGCACTAGGCGCCGAGACGATCACGGTGTTGGAGGACCTGGGGTTCAGCCAGGCCGAGATCAACGAACTGCGCGCTGCATCCGCGATCAATTAG